In Pantoea phytobeneficialis, one genomic interval encodes:
- a CDS encoding LysR family transcriptional regulator, producing the protein MTQQDNDIKIMQLRAFCMIAERGTVSEAAEKLFRTQSAITRSIRDLEHTLAMPLFERHASGMLLTEMGKCVLPRAQRAINELQHIPAALARLKQRDHQREEAEPIWLFNVRRLQVFLRLYRLHHTQSVANSLNISQPAVSAALKVLEKGAGLTLFQRTPKGMMPSTAAREMAPFISRALNEIRHIPEDLAAATGILRGTVHVGALPLCRSTLLPLAITRLVAAHPGIKVVTNESAFDALITELRAGDIDFILGALRQDEQVLDIHNQVLFAESLVLLVRPQHPLAGRTLTANDLADAQWILPRDNTPSRHLLDAAFATLGMAAPTPVVESGDLAIVRGLLLNSDMIAAVSSHQLEYELQAGILQPLRFALPDTRREIGLTLRQGALHAPAAEALIQYIVEVAS; encoded by the coding sequence ATGACGCAGCAAGATAATGATATTAAAATCATGCAACTACGTGCTTTTTGTATGATTGCAGAACGCGGTACAGTGTCAGAAGCTGCGGAGAAATTATTTCGAACCCAGTCGGCGATCACCCGTTCTATTCGTGATCTTGAACACACTTTAGCGATGCCGTTGTTTGAACGTCATGCCAGCGGCATGCTGCTGACCGAAATGGGAAAATGCGTGTTGCCGCGTGCCCAGCGCGCGATCAACGAATTGCAGCACATTCCCGCGGCGCTGGCACGGCTGAAACAGCGTGACCACCAGCGGGAAGAGGCAGAACCGATTTGGTTATTTAATGTGCGACGCCTTCAGGTGTTTCTCCGGCTGTATCGCCTGCACCATACGCAAAGCGTGGCTAACTCTCTCAACATCAGCCAACCAGCGGTGAGCGCCGCCCTTAAGGTGCTGGAAAAGGGTGCCGGGCTGACGCTGTTTCAACGTACGCCAAAAGGGATGATGCCTTCTACCGCGGCGCGCGAGATGGCCCCCTTTATCAGTCGCGCGCTGAATGAAATCCGTCATATCCCGGAAGATCTCGCCGCTGCAACCGGGATTTTGCGTGGCACGGTGCATGTTGGCGCGCTGCCGCTGTGCCGCAGCACCCTGCTGCCGCTGGCGATAACCCGGCTGGTGGCGGCGCATCCGGGCATTAAAGTGGTGACCAATGAAAGCGCCTTCGACGCCTTAATTACCGAGCTGCGCGCCGGGGATATTGATTTCATTCTTGGGGCATTACGTCAGGACGAGCAGGTGTTGGATATCCACAATCAGGTGTTGTTTGCTGAATCGCTGGTGTTGCTGGTAAGGCCCCAGCACCCTCTGGCGGGACGCACCCTGACGGCCAACGATTTGGCTGATGCGCAGTGGATATTGCCGCGCGATAACACCCCTTCCCGTCACTTGCTGGACGCGGCTTTCGCGACGTTGGGAATGGCCGCCCCCACCCCGGTGGTGGAAAGCGGCGATCTGGCGATTGTGCGCGGTCTGCTGCTAAATTCCGATATGATAGCCGCCGTTTCCTCGCACCAACTGGAGTACGAACTGCAAGCCGGAATTTTGCAGCCGTTGAGGTTTGCCTTACCGGACACCCGCCGTGAGATTGGCTTAACCCTGCGCCAGGGCGCACTTCATGCTCCGGCGGCTGAAGCGCTGATTCAATACATTGTTGAGGTGGCATCGTAG
- the flhA gene encoding formate hydrogenlyase transcriptional activator FlhA has product MAYTPMSDIGQQGLFDITQTLLQQPDFSALADCLTRLVKQGALADRVNVLLYHPQHRQVSFYGRDKTLTPDQQSLLATGPMQRILSRPEALICPWREFEAAWPQVASLPLYTPFGRYCLLPLVSSGEIYGGCEFIRDSNKGWSEKELERLHTLTQVVGLCAQQIRSTQDIDHHCQVLSRERDDFRILVAVTNAVLSKLDLDEVMQETAREIHHHFAIDSISIVVRSSRKAWLTIYSTHFVDEASPIHDLSEVPEAGTLSEQVFASGEMLLLNLYPQQQAASYERRLLELWDNQAQTLCLMPLKFGDNMLGVMKLAQCGERGFSAANLELLHQIAERIAIALDNALAWQEINRLKESLTDKGSWATESINAGNPDVGEIIGRSEVMMDVLKQVEIVAASDSTVLILGETGTGKELIARAIHNQSQRNRRRMVKMNCAAMPAGLLESDLFGHERGAFTGANTQRIGRFELADKSSLFLDEVGDMPLELQPKLLRVLQEKEFERLGSNKLQTVDVRLIAATNRDLKQMVADREFRNDLYYRLNVFPIRLPPLRERPEDIPLLVKSLTFKIAHRLNRNIDSIPAETLSMLRRMEWPGNVRELENVIERAVLMTRGNVLHLSLPEMLDTPTAKKIAAPVTEPREGEDEYQLIMRVLRETNGVVAGPRGAAQRLGIKRTTLLSRMKRLGINKVES; this is encoded by the coding sequence ATGGCATATACCCCGATGAGCGATATCGGGCAGCAGGGATTGTTTGATATCACCCAGACCCTGCTGCAACAGCCCGATTTTAGTGCGCTTGCTGATTGCCTGACCCGTTTGGTTAAACAAGGGGCATTGGCGGACCGCGTGAATGTGTTGCTTTATCATCCGCAACACCGGCAAGTCAGTTTTTATGGCAGAGATAAGACGCTCACGCCGGATCAGCAGAGCTTACTGGCGACGGGACCGATGCAACGCATCCTTTCCCGTCCTGAAGCGCTGATTTGTCCCTGGCGTGAGTTTGAGGCGGCCTGGCCCCAAGTAGCTAGCCTGCCGCTTTATACACCTTTTGGGCGCTACTGCCTGCTACCGCTGGTTTCCAGTGGCGAGATCTACGGTGGCTGTGAGTTTATTCGCGACAGCAACAAGGGCTGGAGCGAGAAAGAGCTGGAACGTCTGCATACCCTGACGCAGGTGGTGGGGTTGTGCGCCCAGCAGATTCGCAGCACCCAGGATATCGATCACCATTGCCAGGTGCTGAGTCGTGAGCGGGATGACTTTCGCATTTTGGTGGCGGTGACCAATGCAGTGCTGTCGAAACTGGATCTTGACGAGGTGATGCAGGAAACCGCGCGTGAAATCCATCACCACTTTGCCATTGATTCCATCAGCATCGTGGTGCGCAGCAGCCGTAAAGCGTGGCTCACTATTTATTCCACCCATTTTGTCGATGAAGCGTCACCTATTCATGATCTGAGTGAAGTGCCTGAAGCGGGTACGCTCTCCGAACAGGTGTTTGCCAGTGGTGAAATGTTGTTGCTGAACCTTTACCCGCAGCAACAAGCGGCTTCCTACGAGCGCAGGTTGTTGGAGCTTTGGGATAATCAGGCTCAGACGTTGTGCCTGATGCCGCTGAAATTTGGTGACAATATGTTGGGGGTGATGAAGCTGGCGCAATGCGGTGAACGGGGCTTTAGCGCCGCCAACCTTGAGTTGTTGCATCAAATCGCTGAACGCATTGCGATTGCGCTCGATAATGCGCTGGCATGGCAGGAAATCAATCGACTAAAGGAGAGCCTGACGGATAAAGGTTCGTGGGCCACGGAGTCGATCAATGCCGGGAACCCTGATGTTGGTGAAATTATTGGCCGCAGCGAAGTGATGATGGATGTGCTGAAACAGGTCGAGATTGTGGCAGCCAGCGACAGCACGGTGTTGATCCTTGGCGAAACCGGCACCGGAAAGGAGTTGATTGCGCGCGCCATTCACAACCAAAGCCAACGCAATCGTCGGCGAATGGTAAAAATGAATTGCGCCGCGATGCCTGCCGGGCTGCTGGAAAGCGATTTGTTTGGTCACGAACGGGGGGCCTTTACCGGGGCCAATACCCAGCGAATTGGTCGCTTTGAACTGGCGGATAAAAGCTCGTTATTCCTTGATGAAGTGGGGGATATGCCGCTGGAGTTGCAGCCGAAACTGCTGCGCGTGTTACAGGAAAAGGAGTTTGAACGCCTTGGCAGCAACAAACTGCAAACGGTCGATGTGCGACTGATTGCGGCGACTAACCGTGACCTGAAGCAAATGGTGGCTGACCGTGAATTTCGTAACGACCTTTACTATCGGTTGAACGTTTTTCCCATCCGATTACCGCCATTGCGTGAGCGACCGGAAGATATCCCGCTGCTGGTGAAATCGCTCACTTTCAAAATCGCTCACCGCCTGAATCGTAATATTGACAGCATTCCCGCGGAAACCCTGAGTATGCTGCGACGCATGGAGTGGCCGGGAAATGTGCGAGAACTGGAGAATGTGATTGAAAGGGCGGTGCTGATGACGCGCGGCAATGTGCTGCATCTGTCGCTGCCGGAAATGCTGGACACTCCGACCGCCAAAAAAATCGCCGCGCCCGTCACCGAGCCACGCGAAGGAGAGGATGAATATCAGCTGATTATGCGGGTGCTGCGTGAAACGAACGGTGTGGTGGCCGGACCGCGTGGTGCAGCCCAGCGTCTGGGCATCAAGCGAACCACCTTACTTTCGCGGATGAAGCGTTTGGGGATTAACAAAGTGGAGTCGTAA
- the hypE gene encoding hydrogenase expression/formation protein HypE, with protein sequence MKSIELAHGSGGRMMQQLIADLFLQAFDNPWLAEQEDQARLGLSELTGKGDRLAFSTDSYVIDPLFFPGGDIGKLAVCGTVNDIAVSGAQPRWLSCGFILEEGLPLVTLERVVTSMAQTARDAGVSIVTGDTKVVPRGAVDKLFINTAGLGAIPAGLSWGAAQIDVGDVLIVSGTLGDHGATILNLREQLGLDGDLASDCAPLCTLIAPLVGISGVKALRDATRGGVNAVLHEFAAASHCGMEIHESQLPLSPAVRGVCELLGLDALNFANEGKLLIAASAEAAPAVVAALQRHPLGERAAIIGIVTEKPGVRMNGLYGVRRTLELPHAEPLPRIC encoded by the coding sequence ATGAAATCAATTGAATTAGCACATGGCAGTGGCGGCAGAATGATGCAGCAACTGATCGCCGATCTGTTTCTCCAGGCTTTTGACAATCCCTGGCTGGCGGAGCAGGAAGATCAGGCGCGGTTGGGGTTAAGCGAGCTGACCGGTAAAGGGGATCGGCTGGCATTTTCCACCGACAGCTACGTTATCGATCCGCTTTTTTTCCCTGGCGGGGATATCGGCAAGTTGGCGGTGTGCGGCACGGTCAACGATATTGCCGTCAGTGGCGCGCAGCCGCGCTGGCTTTCCTGTGGTTTTATCCTTGAAGAGGGGCTGCCGTTAGTGACGCTGGAACGGGTGGTGACCAGCATGGCGCAGACGGCCAGAGACGCGGGGGTCAGCATCGTTACCGGCGACACCAAAGTGGTGCCGCGTGGCGCGGTCGATAAGCTATTCATCAATACCGCCGGTCTTGGCGCGATTCCTGCCGGATTAAGCTGGGGCGCAGCACAGATTGACGTTGGCGATGTGTTGATCGTCAGTGGCACCCTGGGTGACCACGGAGCCACGATCCTCAATTTGCGTGAACAGCTGGGGCTGGATGGGGATTTGGCAAGTGATTGCGCGCCACTGTGCACGTTGATTGCGCCGTTGGTCGGCATCAGCGGCGTGAAGGCGTTACGTGATGCCACGCGCGGTGGCGTCAATGCGGTACTGCATGAGTTCGCCGCTGCCAGCCACTGCGGGATGGAAATCCACGAAAGTCAGCTACCGCTCTCCCCGGCGGTGCGAGGTGTTTGCGAATTGTTAGGTCTGGATGCGCTGAATTTTGCCAATGAAGGAAAACTGCTGATAGCAGCTTCAGCCGAAGCGGCACCGGCAGTCGTCGCTGCATTGCAGCGCCATCCTTTGGGTGAGCGTGCCGCAATTATCGGCATCGTGACTGAAAAGCCCGGCGTCAGAATGAACGGACTTTATGGCGTCAGACGTACCCTGGAACTCCCGCATGCAGAACCCTTGCCACGAATTTGTTGA
- the hypD gene encoding hydrogenase formation protein HypD, translating to MRYVDEYRDPTRVMQLIETLNKRAPLLDYDAQHPLQIMEVCGGHTHAIFRFGLDQLLPDNIDFIHGPGCPVCVLPMGRIDSCIEIARHPEVIFCTFGDAIRVPGRQGSLMQAKAQGADVRVVYSPMDALTLARLNPHRKVVFFALGFETTMPATAITLQQAKAQQVTNFFFFCQHITLIPTLRSLLSQPDNRIDAFLAPGHVSMVIGTAAYEFIPRHFRRPLVVAGFEPMDLLQGVLMLVEQKIKQQSRVENQYKRVVPDEGNLLAQQAMREVFCLRGASEWRGLGVIAESGVQLTEAYQSYDAEVRFRPQQQQVSDDPRARCGDVLTGRCKPHQCPMFGKGCNPQNAFGALMVSSEGACAAWYQYRSQEVNDEIN from the coding sequence ATGCGTTATGTTGATGAATATCGCGATCCCACCCGCGTGATGCAGCTGATTGAAACCCTGAATAAGCGGGCGCCATTGCTGGATTACGATGCACAGCATCCGTTGCAGATTATGGAGGTGTGCGGGGGACATACCCACGCCATCTTCCGTTTTGGCCTCGATCAGTTGCTGCCTGATAACATCGATTTTATCCACGGTCCGGGCTGTCCGGTATGCGTGTTACCGATGGGGCGCATTGATAGCTGCATTGAAATTGCCCGCCATCCTGAAGTGATTTTCTGTACCTTCGGCGACGCCATACGCGTGCCGGGCAGACAGGGTTCGCTAATGCAGGCCAAAGCGCAGGGGGCGGATGTACGGGTGGTGTATTCACCGATGGATGCCCTGACGCTGGCGCGTCTGAATCCACACCGTAAGGTGGTGTTTTTCGCTCTCGGCTTTGAAACCACCATGCCCGCCACGGCCATTACGCTGCAACAGGCCAAAGCGCAACAGGTCACCAATTTCTTCTTCTTTTGCCAGCACATTACGCTTATCCCCACCCTGCGCAGCCTGCTGTCGCAGCCGGATAACCGCATCGACGCCTTCCTGGCACCGGGTCATGTCAGCATGGTGATCGGCACTGCCGCCTATGAGTTTATCCCCCGGCATTTCCGGCGGCCACTGGTGGTGGCGGGTTTCGAGCCGATGGATTTATTGCAGGGCGTGTTGATGTTGGTGGAGCAAAAAATCAAGCAGCAAAGCCGGGTGGAGAATCAATACAAACGTGTGGTGCCGGATGAGGGAAACCTGCTGGCGCAGCAAGCCATGCGCGAGGTTTTTTGCCTCCGAGGGGCGTCTGAATGGCGCGGATTGGGGGTGATTGCGGAATCCGGTGTTCAGTTGACGGAGGCGTATCAATCCTATGATGCGGAGGTCAGATTCCGGCCACAGCAGCAGCAGGTGAGTGACGACCCGCGCGCACGTTGTGGCGATGTGCTCACCGGGCGTTGTAAACCGCATCAATGTCCGATGTTCGGCAAGGGCTGCAATCCACAAAACGCCTTTGGTGCGCTGATGGTCTCCTCGGAAGGGGCCTGCGCGGCCTGGTATCAGTACAGAAGTCAGGAAGTGAATGATGAAATCAATTGA
- a CDS encoding HypC/HybG/HupF family hydrogenase formation chaperone: MCIGIPGQIVERQGNDAKVDVCGVQRDVNLTLVGDAAVGQWVLVHVGFAMSIIDEAEARDTLDALQNMFDMEPDVGALLYGEERG; this comes from the coding sequence ATGTGCATAGGCATTCCGGGCCAGATTGTTGAGCGCCAGGGTAATGACGCGAAAGTGGATGTGTGTGGCGTGCAGCGCGATGTCAATTTAACGCTGGTGGGTGATGCGGCGGTGGGCCAGTGGGTGTTGGTGCACGTTGGCTTTGCCATGAGCATCATTGATGAAGCGGAGGCGCGTGACACCCTCGATGCGCTGCAAAACATGTTCGACATGGAACCTGATGTCGGGGCCTTGCTGTACGGCGAGGAGCGTGGCTGA
- the hypB gene encoding hydrogenase nickel incorporation protein HypB: protein MCSTCGCGEGNLYIEGDERNPHSAFRSAPFAPAPRRVPRISGINLSEHGDLHYGHGVAEAHAPGISQRKMLELELDVLDKNNQLAQANRAAFTAQRQLVLNLVSSPGSGKTTLLTETLKRLQGKVPCAVIEGDQQTVNDAARIRATGTPAIQVNTGKGCHLDAQMVQTAMQRLPLADNGVLFIENVGNLVCPASFDLGERHKVALLSVTEGEDKPLKYKYMFSAASLMLLNKIDLLPYLQFDVDRCLAYAREVNPDIQIMLVSATSGAGMEAWINWLESERCA, encoded by the coding sequence ATGTGTAGTACCTGTGGTTGCGGTGAAGGCAACCTGTATATCGAAGGCGATGAGCGTAACCCGCATTCGGCGTTTCGCAGCGCCCCGTTTGCCCCGGCACCACGTCGGGTGCCGCGGATTTCTGGCATAAACCTCAGTGAGCATGGCGATCTGCATTATGGGCACGGCGTGGCCGAAGCCCATGCACCGGGTATCAGCCAGCGTAAGATGCTGGAGCTGGAGCTTGATGTGCTGGATAAAAATAATCAGCTGGCGCAGGCGAATCGCGCCGCTTTTACTGCGCAGCGTCAACTGGTGCTGAACCTGGTGTCCAGCCCTGGCTCCGGTAAAACCACCCTGCTGACCGAAACCCTGAAACGGTTACAGGGCAAGGTGCCCTGCGCGGTGATCGAGGGAGATCAGCAGACGGTAAATGATGCCGCACGCATCCGCGCCACGGGCACACCAGCGATTCAGGTGAATACCGGCAAAGGTTGCCATCTGGATGCGCAAATGGTTCAGACGGCGATGCAGCGTCTGCCGCTGGCAGACAACGGGGTGCTGTTTATTGAAAACGTCGGCAACCTGGTGTGTCCGGCGAGTTTTGATTTGGGTGAACGCCACAAAGTTGCGCTGCTCTCGGTGACGGAAGGTGAGGATAAGCCACTAAAATATAAGTATATGTTTTCTGCGGCTTCGCTGATGTTGCTTAACAAAATTGACTTGTTGCCGTATCTGCAATTCGATGTCGACCGTTGTCTGGCCTATGCCCGCGAGGTCAACCCGGATATCCAGATCATGCTGGTTTCCGCCACCAGCGGCGCAGGCATGGAAGCGTGGATTAACTGGCTGGAGAGCGAGCGATGTGCATAG
- the hypA gene encoding hydrogenase maturation nickel metallochaperone HypA — MHEITLCQRAVELIDNHARQHGARRVTAVWLEVGAFSCVETSAMQFCFELTCRGTLAEGCELHLHQQEAECWCHDCQQYITLLTQRVRRCPQCGGHQLRIVADDGVQIKRLEIDQEINHV; from the coding sequence ATGCACGAAATTACCCTCTGTCAACGCGCAGTCGAACTGATCGATAACCACGCACGACAACATGGCGCACGCCGTGTCACTGCGGTCTGGCTGGAGGTCGGGGCGTTTTCTTGCGTGGAGACCAGCGCGATGCAGTTCTGCTTTGAACTGACGTGCCGGGGCACCCTGGCTGAAGGGTGTGAACTTCATCTTCATCAGCAGGAGGCGGAGTGCTGGTGTCACGATTGCCAGCAGTACATCACGCTGCTTACGCAGCGCGTCAGACGGTGCCCGCAATGTGGCGGTCATCAACTGCGCATCGTGGCGGATGATGGCGTGCAAATTAAGCGGCTGGAAATCGATCAGGAGATCAATCATGTGTAG
- the hycA gene encoding formate hydrogenlyase regulator HycA, with translation MDIRELSDKAAYIADKHQRLQAQWKQYGNALVQGITLSKAKLHHTIACTPGDDLRFFLFEHFVIHIQPGEGFNNHRIEYFLALPDDSDKILIGHANIDNDGCIDNAFSNRDREKVLTHYLELIQPIYDSLYLAVHENTPVSMERLQQAAVA, from the coding sequence ATGGATATTAGGGAACTGAGTGACAAAGCAGCCTACATCGCTGATAAGCATCAACGCTTGCAGGCACAGTGGAAACAATACGGCAACGCCTTAGTTCAGGGGATAACCCTGTCAAAAGCCAAACTGCACCACACCATCGCCTGCACACCGGGGGATGACTTGCGCTTCTTCTTATTTGAACACTTCGTCATTCATATTCAGCCAGGCGAAGGCTTTAACAATCACCGTATCGAGTACTTTCTCGCACTGCCGGATGACAGCGATAAGATATTGATTGGTCATGCCAATATCGACAATGACGGTTGCATCGACAATGCCTTCAGCAATCGCGATCGCGAGAAAGTACTTACCCACTATCTGGAACTGATTCAGCCGATTTACGACAGCCTCTATCTGGCGGTCCATGAAAACACCCCGGTGTCGATGGAACGGCTACAACAAGCCGCCGTGGCGTAA
- a CDS encoding 4Fe-4S dicluster domain-containing protein has product MNRFVIADSTLCIGCHTCEAACAETHRQQGLQSMPRLKVMRNRDESAPQLCRHCEDAPCASVCPVNAINRVDGAVQLNANLCVSCKLCGIACPFGAIEFSGSRPLHIPADVNSPKAPAAPADPLRVSSLLDWVPGIRAVAVKCDLCSFDEQGPACVRTCPTKALQLIDNTDIAKTSKRKRELTLAGALGDLSLFSQPEARK; this is encoded by the coding sequence GTGAACCGTTTTGTAATCGCTGATTCAACATTATGCATTGGTTGCCATACCTGTGAAGCGGCCTGCGCGGAGACGCACCGGCAACAGGGTTTACAGTCGATGCCGCGTTTAAAGGTGATGCGCAACCGGGACGAATCCGCCCCGCAGTTGTGCCGCCACTGCGAAGACGCCCCTTGTGCCAGCGTCTGCCCGGTGAATGCCATTAACCGTGTGGATGGCGCGGTACAGCTGAACGCTAACCTGTGCGTCAGCTGCAAACTGTGCGGCATAGCCTGCCCGTTTGGGGCTATCGAATTTTCCGGCAGCCGCCCGTTACACATCCCGGCAGACGTCAACAGCCCCAAAGCGCCTGCCGCCCCTGCCGATCCCCTGCGCGTTAGTTCGCTGCTGGACTGGGTTCCTGGCATTCGTGCTGTCGCGGTGAAATGTGATCTGTGCAGCTTCGATGAGCAGGGTCCAGCCTGCGTGCGCACCTGTCCGACGAAAGCGCTGCAACTGATCGACAACACCGATATCGCCAAAACCAGCAAACGCAAGCGTGAACTTACGCTGGCGGGTGCGCTGGGTGATTTAAGCCTGTTCAGCCAGCCAGAGGCACGTAAATGA